GATTCCCATTGTCTGGTTTTACAGGAATATTGATGTATAAATACTCCGGATCCGACTGATCTGTTATTTTAATTTTCTTGTCAATCGGCAGTTTTCTTCCAAAGAATTTTTCTAAAGCTTCTTCAGGATTTTCAAGCAAATAGTTTTTGAAATCTTCATTTTCCCAAGCTTCTGAGATAATTCTAAAGAATACTTCCTGCCCTTTTTTTTGTTCTTCTGTTAGGTTCATATTTTTATTTTATATCTATTATTCCAAAGAGTTGATGAGTTCTTTAGGGGTAATATCATATTGATCTGCAAATAGTCTTGAAAAATAATGCACATCATTATAACCGACTGCATATGCAATTTGTGAGATAGATTTTTGTATGTAATTATCTATCATCTGTTTTGCTTTATGAAGGCGCAATACTCTTATATATTTATTGGGAGTCAGGTAGACTAGATTACCCACTTTTCTGTGCAGCTGTCTTTCACTCACCGCCATTTTATATGAAAGCTCGTAAAGGTTTAACTCATTCTGAGTAAGCGAGCCATAAATTTCTTTTTCTAAGTTAATCAGCCAGTCCTGATCAATTTTTGCAATTTTATGAGGGTTTATGTGTTCAGAGCACAAATCCCGAACATTTCCGTTGGATTCGTATATATCAAAAATTTCCGGACGGCTTCGAAAGGTCAAATTCAATGTTTTAGCTTTTGTTTTCAACATGACCTCTTCGATGATGTCACTTATTTCTTTACTACTGGAAAATATTATTTCGTCTTTTTTATCTTTGTGGTGTAAAGCCGTACTCTTGCTTACGGTGATGATATTTTCCAAGGGATTTTTAATATTTTGAATAATTTGTTCCAAAATATCAGGAGAACTCCAATCTATACTTTTTGCTGTATTCATCTTAGTGGGGATTTGATTAATAAGAATCTGATTATTAGCTTACTAAATATCTATTAGCTTCATAAAAACCTTTTAGACCTTCATAGTTCATTGATACCGGAATCGTTTCGGAACCTAAATAGTTAATTGAATCACCTATAACATCTGTTTTTATTCCCATTAGATTCATTACCCTTAAAAGTTTGCTGTCACATTCTGCGAAAGCAACACTATTCTCATCTTTGCAAATGGGAGTAATTGCACATACCATCAACTTTTTAAATAATGTTCGGTCTTGGTTGGTTTTATGGGTGGCAAATCTTCCAATATGCCATATTGATGATATATTCTGAGAATTACTAATATCTAAAGGATTGATATTAAATAGCTTTTGTATAGGAAGTTTTGTTTGATAGTCCCATTTAATGACCCGAATAGAACCTTGGATATTTCCTGTAGTGTCTTTTACAACAAAAATCTCAGAATTTTTAAAATAGCTTAACTCTTCATTATATACTTCTTTCACATCATTCTGCAGCTCCATAGCCGGCATGGTACTTTCGGAATGATGATTAAAGTTTTCCTGTACTACAAATTTGGCCAGCTCTGTCAACTGTTCCAATTCTAATTGGTTTAAATAACTTTGTGTGATTCTCATGGTGGTTATGTTTTTAACAAATCTACTTGGCATAAATGTCAATCCCACTACACCAAATTGTAGTATTACCCTGATTATCAAATTACTACACAAAAGTGTAGTTTAATTCTTTATTGTATCAAAATGATAAATACATTTAAAAAAAAACATTAAGAAACAGATTTTAATATGAAAAAAATAAATTTAAATCCAAAAAACAACTAACATTATTGATTTTATGCTATTTTTGTATAAAACTGATAAAATGAATGCAAATGAAACGAATTCTTTCTTTAATCATAGGAATACAATTAGTAGTGTAACAGAGGAAGAGAAGGAGCAGCAATTCAGCTATCTTGAGTCTATTAAAGCATTTGCGAGAGCTACCTATACCAGTATATATGTGATTGATTATATGAAACAAGGATTTGAATATGTTTCAGACAATCCTTTGTTCCTTTGTGGTAACACTCCCCAGCAGGTACTAGAAATGGGATATGCTTTTTATTTCAAATATGTTCCTAAAACGGATCTGGAGCTATTACTAAAAATCAATTCTGTAGGATTTGATTTTTATGACAACATTTCCTTGGAAAGCAGATTGGATTATACGATCTCTTACGATTTTCATATCATCAATAAGGAAGATAAAAAGATATTAGTCAATCAAAAATTAACCCCTTTATTTTTAAACAAGGACGGAAAAATATGGAAAGCAATATGTATTATTTCTATTTCTTCCGAAAGAGATTCTGGAAATATTAAGATCTATCAAAACGGAGAAAATAAAGTTTATCATTACCGTCTTGACAGGGGTGTCTGGGAAACGGAGAAAAAAGCTGTTTTATCTAAAAGAGAACAAGAAATCCTACAACTTTGTGCACGAGGATTTACCATTAATGACATAGCTGAAGCTATATTTGTTTCTCCAGATACGGTAAAGTTTCATAGAAGAAAATTATTTGAAAAATTAGAAGTGAGCAATATCACGGAGGCTATTGCGTATGCCACAAATAATAAATTGATTTAATGGATAGTATTGGTACTGCCAATGTATTTTTATAGGTATCAGGCTTTTTTATAAAACCTAGTTGGAAAGTCATATAAAATATATTCCTGCTTTCTTTGCTCTACTCTTGTCTTTATGAGTCTACTTCTACTAAGTTCTTTATACCGGATAAAGAATATATATATATATAAGTTGATTTTCTATCAATTAATTTAATGAAAATAGGCTAGTCCTATTTTATTCACAACCTGAGCTATTAATTTTGTAATTAATAAAATAATAAAGACCATGGTAATGCACCTTACGAGAAGATTCACTTTCCCATAACTTGTTGAAAAGTACTGGTAATAGAACCAAAAAATATAGCAAATTTTCGCAATCGTCATAAGACCAAGAGCCCCCTTTAATACCATTCCACTGGCAAATGGAAGTATTGTAACAGAAAATATTCCTTCTATCACAAGAATTCCTACAATCATATACATATTCAGTATTAAATTTTCGGAATAATTTTGCTTACTTTTTTTAAATAGAAGGTAGCTCATGAGTGCATAAAACGGAACCCATGATAAAGCAATTAATTTTGCATAGTGTTTAGTAACTCTTGAAAATCCTTCAAAGTCTTTATCAGTTTGGGATAAGTCAATAGTTTTACCCTTTGCAAATTCTCCAAGAAAGTATCCTACCCCGATAATGATGATGATTGCAGTGAATGCATTGAAATATTTCACTCTCTTACCTTGTACGTATTCTCTTACGCTGTGTCCTGGTCTTGTAAAAAGTTCTTTTAAAGTAAAAAAGAAGCCTTTATCTAGATGAAATACTCCGTGTATAAGATCATGCACTATGAAATGTTCCAGGGAGAAACGATGGGTAGAATTTTTTTGCCCACAGATAGAACAAAAATTATCTTTAGTAGCTGCATTACAATTTAAGCATTTTTCGCTCATAAATTTTTCGCTTATTTTAATTCAAAAACAAAACGAGAATAGTAAATTCCTGTGTAAATATAAGTTTTTAAATATTTAGAATGAATAGCTATAAAACAGTCTATCAAAAATTTAATATTATTCTCAATTAATTATAGATATCCACTATATTTATTCATAACAACAACACCTCATTAAATAATTAATTATCAACATAGTAACAAACAAGCCTTTTTTATTCTATATCATAAGATATTGTTGACTATAGAAACTTTTTGTTATATTTTTTAATAAATTAATTTGATATACTTTTTCTAATCAAATCCTTTTGGATCTCTAAATCCTTAAGGGATAGTTTTTTTAATTTTCTCTGAAGATTTTCTGTGGCACTGTATTCAAAAAAGTCTTTTATTATTCCAAAATCAGTTTCCAAATCTCTAGAAGAGGTATTAACTTCAAAAAACGGAATATCACCTTCTAGCATTTGAGCCACTTCATGTTTGTGGATCAACATCAAATCAGAATCTTTAGGAACATTTTTGAAAGCTGCAGCCAAATAATCATGAATTTTCTGTTCATAATGTTGAAAACTGACTAAGCTCTTAGGTAGCTTCAATTGGTTGTTAATTTTTGTATATAAACTAGTATTTCTCCATATATATCTTACTGTACTATTATTAAATGCAGATAAAGGAGAAGCTTGATCTTCAAGTAAAAAGCCAACATGATCCAAAAACAAATGATAGCTTTTCTCGAAGCCCTTCAAAAAATCTTCCAGATAGTATACGGGATATACCGCTTCTCCATTGAGTGTGGGTATATTCTGTTTTTGAAAATTTTCTTCCACAAACCTGATCACAAAGCGCCAGTTATCCGTATAACGATCGACACTTTCATTTGCTAAATTCTGGATACTTTTTTGTTTATGATAACCATAACCACAAGTACCAATAGGCATACCAGTGCCCGATTCATAATGATTAGGCAACAGCATGGTCAATAACACAGAATCATCAATCTCACCGGTAGTAAATTTTTTGAAAAACTTTTGATTTTCCGGATGAATTTTGGGCTGTATAATAGTTTCATGATCAATGATAACCGGAGTTGTACCTCTGGCAATAACATTTTCATAATGAAAATCTACTGCATTCAAAACATATAAAATCCCCAGCATAAACCCTGCACGCTCATAATATAAGTGAAGTTCATCCTTAGATTTGCAAGAGATCGGGTTTACGAATTCTAACCAGTGATATTCTTTATCTCCAGCTATTTGATAAAAACAATCTCCTAATGAATAATATTGATTAACCCAATTCAACAATTTAAAAAAAGCTTCTGTAATATTAGCTTTTGTAGGTTTAAAAACAATTTTCCTATTGTTCCCAAGATCAAGAATTGCAGTGGACATCCCTTTATGAAAATCACCAACTCCTATTTTAATATCTTCTATTTTTGAAGAGTCCTTACCAATCAGTTGATGTTGATATAAAGTGTCTATATCCCGAATGAATCCTTCTGAAATAGTTGAAAACAAATTAGTTTTCTTCCACTCGTATTTATTCAATAATTTCTCTGCAACAGGGTATTTGTTAAAAATCAACTGAAGGTTGCTTGCTTCTAATTCTCTCTTATACCCATCAAATGTCCGGGATAAATCAGCCTTTTTAAAGTCCTCAAAAAATGACAACAAAACTCCCTCTATAAAAAGGAGTGCTGGATCTTGAATATTGTTATATGATGACCGGGTAACCAAAATAGTAAAGGTTATTTAAAAAAGACATTTATAATTAAGTGATATAAAATAACACCTGCAAAGAATGATAATCCTAATTGAATAGTACTGTATTTTTTTTTCTCTTGATTATTTTCCATAACATTATTGCTTTTACTATAAAAAGTTATTTTTTTCTTAATATATGAATGACTATCTTATATATTAAAATTCCCAATGTGAAATAAAGTATATATTTAATATCCATTAATTGAAATTTATTTAAATAATTGATGAATATAAAAAAACATGATGTCTATTTTGTACAGTGACAAAAAACATCATGTTTTTATTTATTAGCTGGAAATATTAGTTTCTAATACCATCTACGACTCCACATCCAAAGTCATAAATTGCACAAGCAAGGATACCCAAACCAACTATTGCCGGAGTACCACCACCTGCTACTTTCTCTAGTTCTTCGTCAGTTAATTCCACTTCGTTAAGATCTGGCTTACGAGGAATATTAAT
This genomic window from Chryseobacterium sp. MEBOG06 contains:
- a CDS encoding DUF3667 domain-containing protein — protein: MSEKCLNCNAATKDNFCSICGQKNSTHRFSLEHFIVHDLIHGVFHLDKGFFFTLKELFTRPGHSVREYVQGKRVKYFNAFTAIIIIIGVGYFLGEFAKGKTIDLSQTDKDFEGFSRVTKHYAKLIALSWVPFYALMSYLLFKKSKQNYSENLILNMYMIVGILVIEGIFSVTILPFASGMVLKGALGLMTIAKICYIFWFYYQYFSTSYGKVNLLVRCITMVFIILLITKLIAQVVNKIGLAYFH
- a CDS encoding helix-turn-helix transcriptional regulator — encoded protein: MNTAKSIDWSSPDILEQIIQNIKNPLENIITVSKSTALHHKDKKDEIIFSSSKEISDIIEEVMLKTKAKTLNLTFRSRPEIFDIYESNGNVRDLCSEHINPHKIAKIDQDWLINLEKEIYGSLTQNELNLYELSYKMAVSERQLHRKVGNLVYLTPNKYIRVLRLHKAKQMIDNYIQKSISQIAYAVGYNDVHYFSRLFADQYDITPKELINSLE
- the lanM gene encoding type 2 lanthipeptide synthetase LanM, translated to MVTRSSYNNIQDPALLFIEGVLLSFFEDFKKADLSRTFDGYKRELEASNLQLIFNKYPVAEKLLNKYEWKKTNLFSTISEGFIRDIDTLYQHQLIGKDSSKIEDIKIGVGDFHKGMSTAILDLGNNRKIVFKPTKANITEAFFKLLNWVNQYYSLGDCFYQIAGDKEYHWLEFVNPISCKSKDELHLYYERAGFMLGILYVLNAVDFHYENVIARGTTPVIIDHETIIQPKIHPENQKFFKKFTTGEIDDSVLLTMLLPNHYESGTGMPIGTCGYGYHKQKSIQNLANESVDRYTDNWRFVIRFVEENFQKQNIPTLNGEAVYPVYYLEDFLKGFEKSYHLFLDHVGFLLEDQASPLSAFNNSTVRYIWRNTSLYTKINNQLKLPKSLVSFQHYEQKIHDYLAAAFKNVPKDSDLMLIHKHEVAQMLEGDIPFFEVNTSSRDLETDFGIIKDFFEYSATENLQRKLKKLSLKDLEIQKDLIRKSISN
- a CDS encoding response regulator transcription factor; the protein is MNANETNSFFNHRNTISSVTEEEKEQQFSYLESIKAFARATYTSIYVIDYMKQGFEYVSDNPLFLCGNTPQQVLEMGYAFYFKYVPKTDLELLLKINSVGFDFYDNISLESRLDYTISYDFHIINKEDKKILVNQKLTPLFLNKDGKIWKAICIISISSERDSGNIKIYQNGENKVYHYRLDRGVWETEKKAVLSKREQEILQLCARGFTINDIAEAIFVSPDTVKFHRRKLFEKLEVSNITEAIAYATNNKLI